From the genome of Danio aesculapii chromosome 16, fDanAes4.1, whole genome shotgun sequence, one region includes:
- the LOC130243972 gene encoding protein rapunzel-like has product MSSPLERVVAQKKEAIEAVMEMFERGAEVLASAVGGLSPLFEAAAPVLKLVLNNVESKEVIYVKDQFLVVRSKLDVLSCQLQDIDSEIRRRRLDTQFFSVEENLRNQFRKYIDILEAKPEYKEVKKRLFLEHFFITGGEKNLCVLYDAVMGNSTFGEPILEVVEQYEARNRRVLEDFCVRLKQLLCLGIIALLGYCFLTQGEEAEQEKIQEWSTKIQEIETKMKESIEKCVQSFPEQAELDIKRLLKEKEEANLQETARELLDFLVKKFDWVCWSIRVISNMGKISNLRAGQNFQCVSGQKYLDVSQVNDTHLVVSYCSDPQPVPNESIKQMMEGPARKGDAKAVVELLEKQLAGFLVHAVSRHKESFTLSSFPEECHYWEKHKNVNVCVHSE; this is encoded by the coding sequence ATGTCCAGTCCACTAGAGCGGGTTGTTGCTCAAAAGAAGGAGGCGATTGAAGCAGTGATGGAGATGTTTGAGAGAGGAGCCGAGGTGTTGGCCAGCGCTGTTGGAGGACTGAGTCCACTTTTTGAAGCTGCAGCTCCCGTCCTCAAACTCGTCCTCAATAATGTAGAAAGCAAGGAGGTCATATATGTCAAAGATCAGTTTCTAGTCGTGAGGAGCAAACTAGACGTCCTCTCATGTCAGCTGCAGGACATTGACTCTGAGATAAGGAGGAGACGCCTGGACACTCAGTTCTTCTCTGTGGAGGAAAATCTGCGCAACCAGTTTAGAAAATACATTGACATTCTGGAGGCCAAACCGGAGTATAAGGAGGTCAAAAAACGCTTGTTTTTAGAGCATTTTTTCATAACGGGTGGAGAGAAGAATCTGTGTGTGCTTTACGATGCTGTGATGGGGAACAGCACATTTGGGGAGCCAATCCTGGAGGTTGTGGAGCAATACGAGGCCAGAAACAGAAGAGTCCTGGAAGATTTCTGCGTCCGGCTGAAGCAGCTGCTCTGTCTGGGAATAATCGCTCTGCTGGGATATTGTTTCCTCACTCAGGGAGAAGAAGCAGAGCAGGAGAAGATCCAAGAGTGGAGCACCAAGATCCAGGAGATCGAGACCAAAATGAAGGAAAGCATTGAGAAATGTGTGCAATCATtcccggagcaagctgaactagaCATCAAGAGGCTCCTGAAGGAAAAAGAGGAAGCAAACCTTCAGGAAACGGCAAGAGAACTGCTGGACTTCCTGGTCAAGAAGTTCGACTGGGTTTGCTGGTCCATCAGAGTCATCAGCAACATGGGCAAAATTAGCAACTTGAGAGCCGGACAGAACTTTCAGTGTGTGTCTGGACAGAAATATTTAGACGTTTCTCAAGTAAACGACACACACCTGGTGGTCTCGTACTGCAGTGACCCTCAGCCGGTGCCCAATGAGAGCATCAAACAGATGATGGAGGGTCCTGCCAGGAAAGGAGACGCTAAAGCTGTGGTGGAGCTACTGGAGAAGCAGTTAGCAGGGTTTCTGGTTCACGCCGTCAGTCGACACAAGGAGAGCTTCACTCTGTCCAGCTTTCCAGAAGAATGTCACTACTGGGAGAAACATAAGAACGTCAATGTGTGCGTGCATTCAGAGTAG
- the LOC130243985 gene encoding protein rapunzel, producing the protein MAENEISEDTDKLKRGLVKVLECVATISSAAAVVNPIFGVAGSLLHVVLHHVDDEDIQKLKREFGSVSRALDEISQQNQNVLLQIRKETVDGLYCRVEENIRNQFAKFMDTVEASAAHEQRRKEFEMSFVINQCDQNLHTLYGGVMGESKIFCQPILEVYMKHSQGDRRIMENLCTRLSYLFCIGLIALMGYAGIVGDDEEALRIEWEEKMKDVAKKMTEVLNS; encoded by the coding sequence ATGGCTGAAAATGAGATCTCAGAAGACACTGACAAGCTGAAGCGTGGTCTGGTCAAGGTTCTAGAATGTGTGGCCACCATCTCCTCAGCAGCAGCGGTGGTCAATCCCATCTTCGGCGTAGCTGGATCTCTCCTTCATGTAGTTTTGCACCACGTGGACGATGAAGATATTCAGAAACTGAAGCGAGAATTCGGCAGCGTCAGTCGAGCTCTGGATGAAATTTCGCAGCAGAACCAGAATGTGTTGCTTCAGATCAGGAAGGAGACGGTGGACGGTCTTTACTGTCGCGTAGAAGAAAACATTCGCAATCAGTTTGCCAAATTTATGGACACCGTGGAGGCGTCGGCAGCACACGAACAGCGGAGGAAGGAGTTTGAAATGAGCTTTGTGATCAATCAGTGTGACCAGAACCTGCACACTCTTTATGGTGGAGTAATGGGCGAATCCAAGATCTTCTGTCAGCCTATATTAGAGGTGTACATGAAGCATTCGCAGGGTGATCGGCGCATCATGGAAAACCTCTGCACTCGGCTCTCATATCTGTTCTGCATTGGCCTCATTGCTCTGATGGGCTACGCTGGCATCGTCGGAGATGATGAGGAAGCTCTGCGCATCGAGTGGGAGGAGAAAATGAAAGATGTGGCCAAGAAAATGACAGAAGTGTTGAATAGTTAA